From the Eschrichtius robustus isolate mEscRob2 chromosome 3, mEscRob2.pri, whole genome shotgun sequence genome, the window CTCCGAGACCAGCCCACCCGTCCAGCAAAATAGAGTCCCTCAGGGTGACGGTTGATTTTCTAAAGGTGCCCCTTGGCCTGAAGAAGTCGGTGCTAAAGGAGGTGGCAGTGGGGCCCCCCAAAAGGCCCCAGCCTGTGGCCCTGGAGCGCTACAAGGCGCGGCGTTCAGACGCCATGGACACCGAGTCCCAGTACTCGGGCTATTCCTACAAGTCGGGCCACTCCCGCAGCTCCCGCAAGCACAGGTGGGTGTGCGTGGGGCGCGACGCaggcgggggggggaggggtggaagcATGCACAGGGGTGGTGGACTGGGGGTGGCTGCTGAGAAACCCGGGTCCTCCCCTTGACCTCCTGTGCCTGTTCCCCTGGCCTCCTGCCGCAGGGACCGTCGGGACCGACACCGCTCTAAGAGCCGAGACGGGAGCCGTGGGGACAAGTCGGTGACGATCCAGGCTCCAGGGGAGCCCCTGCTGGACAATGAGTCCACGCGAGGGGATGAGCGGGTGAGCGTCAGGGGGATGAGGTCTAGGCCAGGTGTTTTCCAGACTGATCCCTGGAGAAGTTAGAGGTCCATCAGAAAGGGGAAGGGCCTGGAAACCTGGTCTCTTCCAACAGCAACCAGATCAGGGAGGGCATCTTGTGTCATACGTCTGCTAAGTGTCCCAAGCTAGGACCTTGTTTCAGTAGAATTCAGTAGAATTTCAGTAGAATTCAGAGATCCCTTTGGAAGCAGCAGCCTCTTTCGTCTTTATGACCCATGTGACTTGGGCTGTGTAATGGGAATTGCCTGACTCCTCTGGGCTCAGGCCAGCCAGTTAGGGGGTTGGGCATCTGGAGTGGGAGGGGCTGGGAATCTGgagtgggaggggctgggggtgtggCAGCCCTGAGTTTTCCTTGAGCCTAAAGGCATGGGCACTCCAGCGCTCTCTGGTGTCGGACTATAGAATAGCACCTCTGGTCTTAGGGTAGGTGGGAGGAGTcgagggagaaaggggagggagaagaagtgAGCCTGGGGAGACGGAGGAGGTTCTGGAAGAGAGTTCTCTGGGACAGGGCTGAGCAGGTTGCTCCTGGTCTAGCCTCTCTAGCCCACTGTGTGCACCTGGCAGGGAGGTCAGGGGGCAGAACCCAGTGCTGGCagaaggcagaggcaggatttgagtTGACTGTGAGGTTGTCCGTGTCtcattcctccttttctttcttcttgggaGCATCTTAGGGAGCTGGAGACTTCACAGGACATCTCTGTGACTGACACTGGGGATTCCTGGGTCTTGGGAGCAGATCAGTACCTGAGGGAAATGTTATCTCTCTCTTTCCCAATCCCATCTTCTCCCAGAGACCTGGCCTCCTGAATTCTTGAAGCGACCCTGAGACCTGATCAGCTCTTTGTTGTTGACAAGTGCCCAGGCCCTTGATGCTTGGAGCGCCTAGGCAGTGTGGCTGAGGGTCATATTAGGGTTCCCTGAGCTGAGAGCAGGCAGTGCCTCCACTTTTCATCTTCTGGTCAGACTCTTCTCCTTTCCTCGGCGAGGAGATTCTTCCACCCCCTAGTCGATGACCCTGCCAGGCAGTCTCCTACACTCCCCATTCTATCTCTGTCCTGTAGCCTGAATCCCCTGGATGTCAAAATGTGACTCCATATTCCCAGGCTGCCCACGAGTTAAGGGTGTAGGCACGAATGACCACTGGTGGTCTTGGGGCTCCTCTGAGGGGTGGCGTCCAGCCCCTGCAGAGGAACAGCTTGAGTGGACCACACTCAGAAGGGCACCAGGGGACCTCAGCCTGTCCACCCACTTGCCTCCAGGAACAGGCAGCCCCTGTGTGGTGGGCATTCAGATGGCCCAGTAGAGCCAGCCAGGCAGACCAGAGACCCAGAGTGGCCCCGAGTCTGCACTGTGTCTCACATGCCCCACATTCGTCACTCACCTTCCCCAACCCTTCCTCCCGGTGTCCTCTTCTCTTCACCATGCTGCCTTTGTCAGGTCACTCCCTTAACCAGAAACCTTGAGTGGCTCTCCATACTTGGAGGATAGGTACCTGTTGCTTATCCTGGCCTTGCAGGTGGCCTGCTCGAGCCTGCCCGCTTTGCCTGGAGAGTCTGACCTCGGATCCCAGTCTCTGGCTGAGCAGCTCCCTGGCATCTGTCTTGTACCCTCTGCTCTGAGGGTACATGTGTAGTTTTTTACTGTCTGGCTGATGGCATGAAGCTCCCACAGGGCCCAGGTCTCAGATGTCCCATCCCTGCAGAGGCCAGGCTTGGGCATGCAGTggagctcagtaaatactttGATGGCTGCATGTTTGTTGATtgccctcttttctcctctccctgctTTGCTCTCTGTCTTCTCTCCGCTCACCTTTTCTCCTGTGTCctcgcctcctcctcctctccccacattGCTGCGGCCCTTCCTGATGCAGGACGACAACTGGGGGGAGACGACCACAGTAGTAACGGGCACCTCGGAGCACAGCATCTCCCACGATGACCTCACACGCATCGCCAAGGACATGGAGGACAGCGTCCCGCTGGACTGCTCCCGGCACCTGGGCGTGGCGGCGGGGGCCACGCTGGCCCTGCTCTCTTTCCTCACGCCGCTGGCTTTCCTGCTGCTGCCCCCACTGCTGTGGCGGGAGGAGCTGGAGCCGTGCGGGACAGCCTGCGAGGGCCTCTTCATCTCCGTGGCCTTCAAGCTGCTCATCCTGCTGCTGGGCAGCTGGGCCCTGTTCTTCCGCCGGCCCAAGGCCTCTCTGCCCCGTGTCTTCGTGCTGCGTGCCCTGCTCATGGTGCTCGTCTTCCTGCTCGTCGTCTCCTACTGGCTCTTCTACGGCGTGCGCATCCTGGACGCCCGCGAGCGCAGCTACCAGGGCGTGGTGCAGTTTGCCGTGTCGCTGGTAGATGCCCTGCTCTTCGTGCACTACCTGGCTGTGGTCCTGCTGGAGCTGCGCCAGCTCCAGCCTCAGTTCACACTCAAGGTCGTGCGCTCCACCGACGGGGCCAGCCGCTTCTACAACGTGGGCCATCTCAGGTATGGGCGCGTCGGGGCAGGCAGACGGGCCTGGGGAGGAGGCTGAGGGGACCGTAGGGTAGGAGGGTGTGATGGTGGGGCTGGAAGGGATGGGTTAGGAGGGCTGTGTGGGACGGAGTTGCGTACTCTGCACATCCTAGGTTTTCAACAGCGTTTGTCAGGCTAAGGGTCCTGGAGCAGGTAAGGCGGGAGTTAGGAGTTGGGAGTGAATAGATGAACAGACAATTAGAGATCGGGGATCTTAGAGAGGGATGGACCAAAGAGGAAAAAGGTTTGGGGCATGAACAGGGGCTTTTTGGAATCACGTTTCTAGCTCTTTCTTGGAGGCACAGCCTCTTGAGGACACTTAGTCAGTGGTCACTGAGATGAGCTGGCCAGAGGAGggactcccctccccagaggaaaAGATAATGAGGAAAGTTCTTCAGCCCCCCCTAAACTTGTGGGCAGGATGGCCGCCCTGGCCATCCAGAGTATCAATAGCACCTCCTGGTCCTGCAGGGAATCTTGGGGGGGAATGATGGAGGGGAGGAGGTGACCCTTGGCTGGGGACCCTGGCCCGATGCCCTTTCTCCCCTGGGCTTTCTCTCCCTGGGGAAGGCTTGGGAGCCTGGTAAGTAGACCTCAGGCCCAGAGCCAGGCTCCTTGGAAGCAGCTTGTCCCTGCCCTCTGTCCTCTCCTGCCCTGCCAACCTGCCCTGATGTGTCCCTCCCCCTGCGCCCCTTGTCTGTCcgttctccctccccctcctgccgTGTCCCCCACAGCATCCAGCGCGTGGCAGTGTGGATCCTGGAGAAGTATTACCATGACTTCCCTGTCTACAACCCTGCCCTCCTCAACCTGCCCAAGTCCGTCCTGGCCAAGAAAGTGTCTGGCTTCAAGGTGTATTCCCTCGGAGAGGGTGAGCGGCCCTGCTCCTCGGCCTCCTGGTCTCTTCCCAAGCAGGATTCCCAAGTTCCTGCCTCCTGTTTCTCTTTCCCCCTTCTTGCCTTGCTTTCTCCTTTCCCCAGCCCGTGTCCCAGCCCCTTCTGTTCTGTCATTTCCCTTAACGCCAGGTGGCTGGTCTTAGCTGCTGACTCTACTTGCTGTCCCTTTATGCTATGGTGCGTCCCCCTAATCTGGCTCCTCTGCGTCTGCTCATCAGCCCTGGTCCTAAGCCCTCGCTCTCTGAGCTCCAGAACCTCCTGCACTGGGGAGGAACGTGTGCGGGACTCCTGCCCTCCGGTGCCTTCCTTGTTGCTTTTCTGTGGGCCTCTCCCAGACGCGGCCAGGAGGGTTGGGAACGGGAGGTGTTGCTGGGGGGTGGACACAGCTTCCTCTGGATGCGTCGGGTTGCTGGCTCCAGACTTCCTGGAGTGAGAAAGGAGGCCACGCTCTGAAGTGGCCATGccctctctctcctgctcctGTGCAGAAAACAGCATCAACAACTCCACGGGCCAGTCCCGGGCTGTGATTGCAGCAGCGGCCCGGAGGCGGGACAACAGCCACAACGAGTACTACTACGAGGAGGCCGAGCATGAGCGGAGGGTGCGCAAGAGGAGggccaggtgggtccctgggggaggagggggtgctGGGGGCTGTGGGGTGTGGATAGGCTGGGGAGAGGAAGACCATCGGCTTCTGTAACTGCTAATGATATGGGTGGGGTGTGTGCATTCGCTCTCTGTTGCTGCCTTAATAGATCCCCGTGAACCCGGTGCTGCAAAACACCCCACATTGATTGTCTCACAGTCCCATGGGTCAGGCACGGGTGAGCTGGACCCTCCACTCAGGGCTCATGGGCTGAAATCAAGATGACTCTCGTTTGAGCCCGAGTCCCCTTCCAAGCTCACTGGCTGTTGGCAGAATCAGTTCCTTGTCACCTGGACCCATAGGCAGTTCACCTTTTCCTCCAGGCCAGCAAGACCAGGTCTCTCTCTGACTTCTGccaccagccagagaaaactctgcTCTTAAAGGGCTCATGTGATGAGACCAGACCTGTcaggataatctccttattttaaagtcaactGACTCAGCACTTTCATTGCATCTGCAAAACGTACCGAGATTATTGGATAACCAGGGGATGGGCATCTGATGGAAGTGGACGGGGCATTTGATTCTGCCTACACAGTGGAGCAGGGACTATTAAAGGATGTGAGCCTCCCTGGCAATGGCAGGGATTGAGGCTAGACTAGCCCTCCTTCCAGTAGATCTTGTAGGCTTGCTCAGCAGATGGTACATTTTTACCTgcaaaaaaataccatatgctaacacatatatatggaatctaaaaaaaaaaaaaaaaaatggttatgaagaacctaggggcaggatgggaataaagacgcagacctactagggaatggacttgaggacacggggagggggaagggtaagctgggacaaagtgagagagtggcatggacatatatacactaccaaatataaaaccgatagctagtgggaagcagccgcatagcacagggagatcagcttggtgctttgtgaccacctagaggggtgggatagggagggtgggagggagggagaggcaagaaggaggggatatggggatatggggatatatgtatatgtatagctgattcagttt encodes:
- the VANGL2 gene encoding vang-like protein 2; its protein translation is MDTESQYSGYSYKSGHSRSSRKHRDRRDRHRSKSRDGSRGDKSVTIQAPGEPLLDNESTRGDERDDNWGETTTVVTGTSEHSISHDDLTRIAKDMEDSVPLDCSRHLGVAAGATLALLSFLTPLAFLLLPPLLWREELEPCGTACEGLFISVAFKLLILLLGSWALFFRRPKASLPRVFVLRALLMVLVFLLVVSYWLFYGVRILDARERSYQGVVQFAVSLVDALLFVHYLAVVLLELRQLQPQFTLKVVRSTDGASRFYNVGHLSIQRVAVWILEKYYHDFPVYNPALLNLPKSVLAKKVSGFKVYSLGEENSINNSTGQSRAVIAAAARRRDNSHNEYYYEEAEHERRVRKRRARLVVAVEEAFTHIKRLQEEEQKNPREVMDPREAAQAIFASMARAMQKYLRTTKQQPYHTMESILQHLEFCITHDMTPKAFLERYLAAGPTIQYHKERWLAKQWTLVSEEPVTNGLKDGIVFLLKRQDFSLVVSTKKVPFFKLSEEFVDPKSHKFVMRLQSETSV